In a single window of the Montipora capricornis isolate CH-2021 chromosome 11, ASM3666992v2, whole genome shotgun sequence genome:
- the LOC138022813 gene encoding histone chaperone asf1a-A-like, translated as MAKVQIMNVVVCENPCPFSSSFQFQITFECTEELTEDLEWKIIYVGSAENDSYDQVLDSVWVGPVPVGTHTFLFEAKSPDPCQIPDEDLVGVTVVLLTCSYRDKEFVRVGYYVNNEYIEEEMKENPPARPVIEKLQRNILHSKPRVTRFTIDW; from the exons ATGGCTAAAGTACAGATCATGAATGTGGTAGTCTGTGAAAATCCGTGTCCTTTTTCgagcagttttcaatttcaaatcaCGTTCGAGTGTACAGAGGAGCTGACCGAAG ATTTAGAATGGAAAATAATATACGTTGGATCGGCAGAAAACGATTCGTATGATCAAGTGTTGGATTCGGTCTGGGTCGGACCAGTTCCTGTGGGCACACACACGTTTCTGTTTGAG GCAAAATCGCCAGATCCCTGTCAAATTCCAGACGAAGATTTAGTTGGCGTCACTGTGGTTCTCTTGACTTGCTCTTACAGAGACAAAGAATTTGTTCGAGTAGGTTACTATGTCAACAATGAATACATAGAGGAAGAAATGAAGGAGAACCCACCAGCCAGACCTGTTATTGAAAAG ctGCAGAGAAATATTCTTCATTCCAAGCCAAGAGTAACAAGATTCACTATTGACTGGtag